The proteins below come from a single Spiroplasma endosymbiont of Atherix ibis genomic window:
- the alaS gene encoding alanine--tRNA ligase, with protein MKKLSANEIRQMWLDFFKSKNHYFLEPVSLVPVEDPSLLWINSGVATLKPYFDGRMNPPSPRLTNSQKSIRTNDIENVGVTARHQTMFEMLGNFSIGDYFKKEAIEFAWELLTSPKWFAIDPNLLYITVFNEDEEAYNVWTKTIGIKKDHIFKGTRDTNFWDVGQGPCGPNTEIFFDRGEKWDPEKIGSKLLKDDIENDRYIEIWNIVFSQFNNDGNNNYAELPRKNIDTGAGFERLVSIFQEASTNFETDIFLPTIKEVEKICNSKFKYSVENYYNENKEQTKINTAFKVIADHVRAVVFAISDGVFPGNKDRGYIIRRLIRRSSVYGRKLGIQDAFLYKLVNQVVEAMKEFYPYLIEKAESVKEIIKQEELRFLKTLSKGFEHLENIVKIEKKVNAKNALLLFESFGFPIELTSEIANELNVEVDLKGYEVLLEQAKELARNSRKNDKAWNKQSAILTGLKVESEFVGYEVEECEAIVNFIFEDEKSLDIAKDKVVFVTLTKTPFYAEKGGQAADNGYLIDKQENRHLVLDVQLAPNGQHIHKVQINGTLKIGDTIKAEINSEKRFYTMKNHSGTHILQAAIQEVLGKEALQSGSYNDENGLRIDISYNRLPTQDEIDRIHLAISREIKNCIAREIIYCSLQEAIEKHNALALFTEKYGGTVRIIKFGKFSFELCGGTHVENTKDIEDLLITSVESKGSGVFRYHAVTSHKEVANYLNEQFRKQKSEISPLVDKFNNFKLKVENQLMEQEINLITSMQVTKSNLILIKQKVNDLKNAFKLYQKEVEDLLIEESLKKYLNIKPIKMGNINLIDIQINDLEMKELKAFSDKMQNKFDNLIIKLANTKNKVFIVSVSENISSDNKAIDLFKNNGKYEVKGGGNNTFAQGKII; from the coding sequence ATGAAAAAACTTTCTGCAAATGAAATTAGACAAATGTGATTAGATTTTTTTAAATCTAAAAATCATTATTTTCTAGAACCTGTAAGTTTAGTTCCTGTTGAAGATCCAAGTTTATTGTGAATTAATTCAGGAGTGGCAACATTAAAACCATATTTTGATGGTAGAATGAATCCTCCATCACCAAGATTAACTAATTCACAAAAATCTATTAGAACAAATGATATAGAAAATGTTGGAGTTACTGCTCGTCATCAAACTATGTTTGAAATGTTAGGAAATTTTTCAATTGGAGATTACTTTAAAAAAGAGGCAATTGAATTTGCTTGAGAGCTTTTAACATCTCCAAAGTGATTTGCTATTGATCCAAATCTTTTATATATAACTGTTTTTAATGAGGACGAGGAAGCTTACAATGTTTGAACAAAAACTATTGGTATTAAAAAAGATCATATTTTTAAAGGAACTAGAGATACTAATTTTTGAGATGTAGGTCAAGGTCCTTGTGGTCCAAATACAGAGATTTTTTTTGATCGTGGTGAAAAATGAGATCCAGAAAAAATAGGTTCTAAACTTTTAAAAGATGATATTGAAAATGATCGTTATATTGAAATTTGAAATATAGTTTTTTCACAATTTAATAATGATGGAAATAACAATTATGCTGAATTACCAAGAAAAAATATTGATACTGGTGCTGGTTTTGAGAGATTAGTATCAATATTTCAAGAAGCTTCTACAAACTTTGAAACAGATATATTTCTTCCTACAATAAAAGAAGTAGAAAAGATATGTAATTCAAAATTTAAATATTCTGTTGAAAATTATTATAATGAAAATAAAGAACAAACTAAAATTAATACAGCTTTTAAAGTTATTGCAGATCATGTAAGAGCTGTAGTTTTTGCAATAAGTGACGGTGTATTTCCTGGAAATAAAGATAGAGGTTATATCATTAGAAGACTTATTAGAAGAAGTTCAGTGTATGGAAGAAAGCTTGGAATTCAAGATGCTTTTTTATATAAATTAGTTAATCAAGTTGTTGAAGCAATGAAAGAATTTTATCCTTATTTAATTGAAAAAGCAGAATCTGTTAAAGAAATTATTAAACAAGAAGAACTTAGATTTTTAAAAACACTTTCAAAAGGATTTGAACATTTAGAAAATATAGTTAAAATAGAAAAAAAAGTAAATGCTAAAAATGCTTTACTTTTATTTGAATCTTTTGGTTTTCCTATTGAATTAACTTCAGAAATAGCAAATGAATTAAATGTAGAAGTTGATTTAAAAGGATATGAAGTTTTGTTAGAACAAGCAAAAGAGTTAGCTAGAAATTCTAGAAAAAATGATAAAGCTTGAAATAAGCAATCTGCTATTTTAACTGGATTAAAAGTGGAAAGTGAATTTGTGGGCTATGAAGTAGAAGAGTGTGAAGCTATTGTTAATTTTATTTTTGAAGATGAAAAATCTCTTGATATTGCAAAAGATAAAGTAGTTTTTGTTACTTTAACAAAAACACCTTTTTATGCAGAAAAAGGTGGACAAGCAGCAGATAATGGTTATTTAATTGATAAACAAGAAAATCGACATTTAGTACTTGATGTACAATTAGCACCAAATGGTCAACATATTCATAAAGTTCAAATTAATGGAACTTTAAAAATTGGAGATACAATTAAAGCTGAAATTAATAGTGAAAAACGATTTTATACTATGAAAAATCATTCAGGAACTCATATATTACAAGCAGCGATTCAAGAAGTTTTAGGAAAAGAAGCATTGCAAAGTGGTAGTTATAATGATGAAAATGGTTTAAGAATTGATATTTCTTATAATAGATTACCAACTCAAGATGAAATAGATAGAATTCATTTAGCAATAAGCAGGGAAATAAAGAATTGTATTGCAAGAGAAATTATTTATTGTTCTTTACAAGAGGCAATTGAAAAACACAATGCTTTAGCATTATTTACAGAAAAATATGGTGGAACAGTTAGAATAATTAAATTTGGTAAATTTTCATTTGAACTTTGTGGAGGAACTCATGTTGAAAATACAAAAGATATTGAAGATTTATTAATTACTAGTGTTGAATCAAAAGGTAGTGGAGTATTTAGATATCATGCAGTAACAAGTCATAAAGAAGTTGCAAATTATTTAAACGAGCAATTTAGAAAACAAAAATCTGAAATATCTCCATTAGTTGATAAGTTCAATAACTTTAAATTAAAAGTTGAAAATCAATTAATGGAACAAGAAATCAATTTGATTACATCTATGCAAGTAACTAAATCTAATTTAATTCTAATAAAACAGAAAGTAAATGATTTAAAAAATGCATTTAAGCTTTATCAAAAAGAAGTAGAAGATTTATTAATTGAAGAAAGTTTAAAAAAATATTTAAATATTAAACCTATTAAAATGGGAAATATTAATTTAATTGATATTCAAATAAATGATCTTGAAATGAAAGAATTAAAGGCTTTTTCAGATAAAATGCAAAATAAATTTGATAATTTAATTATTAAATTGGCAAATACAAAAAACAAAGTATTTATAGTATCTGTAAGTGAAAATATTTCAAGTGATAATAAAGCAATAGATTTATTTAAAAATAATGGTAAATATGAAGTTAAAGGTGGAGGAAATAACACCTTTGCTCAAGGAAAAATAATTTAA
- a CDS encoding dihydrolipoamide acetyltransferase family protein: protein MFKVKFADIGEGLTEGTVTEVLVKVGDKVKMGDSLFNVETDKVTSDIYAPTDGVISKILISSNQEIKVGDVVVEIDDGKGDAPKEAKSEPVEENASVVGATPVSNEVISRVAREVAPKQELSSQPSIIDNSNVDVKASPLARKMAAVMGVDLSKVSSSGPNGRILVADVQSFSTNPQPVLVSAPVGSGSKSAAIDYSNPLISVPEINEPLTFESKPWNPIRKATVKAMTTAHEKVAGFTGLRNLDITELVNIRNQLKGHADSLRVKLTYLAFIIKASANALKDMPNLNVRIDEENKATKFAQQINIGMACDTPDGLMVPVIRGADKLSVLQIAVKINDLATKARAKKLIPSEMSGATFTVTNFGAVGLDYATPIVNFPESAILGVGTITKAPGVVKDEIEIRDYMPFSITADHKVIDGADAGRFLTRVAYYLQNPATLLV, encoded by the coding sequence ATGTTTAAAGTAAAATTCGCAGACATTGGAGAAGGTTTAACAGAAGGAACAGTTACTGAAGTTTTAGTCAAAGTTGGAGACAAAGTTAAAATGGGAGACTCTCTATTTAACGTTGAAACTGATAAAGTTACTTCAGATATTTATGCACCAACAGATGGTGTTATTTCAAAAATTTTAATTTCATCAAATCAAGAAATTAAAGTAGGAGATGTAGTTGTAGAAATAGATGATGGTAAAGGTGATGCTCCAAAAGAAGCAAAATCTGAACCAGTTGAAGAAAATGCATCAGTTGTTGGTGCAACACCAGTTTCAAATGAAGTTATTTCAAGAGTAGCTAGAGAAGTTGCTCCAAAACAGGAGTTATCATCTCAACCAAGTATTATTGATAATAGTAATGTTGATGTTAAAGCATCACCATTAGCAAGAAAAATGGCAGCAGTTATGGGAGTAGACTTATCAAAGGTTAGTTCATCTGGACCAAATGGAAGAATATTAGTTGCAGATGTTCAATCATTTTCAACTAATCCGCAACCAGTTTTAGTTTCAGCACCAGTTGGAAGTGGATCAAAATCAGCTGCAATAGATTATTCAAATCCATTGATTTCAGTTCCTGAAATTAATGAACCATTAACATTTGAATCAAAACCTTGAAATCCTATCAGAAAAGCAACTGTAAAAGCAATGACAACAGCTCATGAAAAAGTTGCAGGATTTACAGGATTAAGAAATCTAGATATTACTGAATTAGTAAATATTAGAAATCAATTAAAAGGTCATGCAGATTCATTAAGAGTTAAATTAACTTATTTAGCATTTATTATTAAAGCAAGTGCAAATGCTTTAAAAGATATGCCAAATTTAAATGTAAGAATTGATGAAGAAAATAAGGCAACAAAATTTGCACAACAAATTAATATTGGTATGGCATGTGATACACCAGATGGTTTAATGGTTCCAGTAATTAGAGGAGCAGATAAATTAAGTGTTTTACAAATTGCTGTAAAAATTAATGATCTTGCAACAAAAGCAAGAGCTAAAAAATTAATACCAAGTGAAATGAGTGGAGCTACATTTACTGTTACAAATTTTGGAGCTGTAGGCTTAGATTATGCAACACCTATTGTTAATTTCCCCGAATCAGCAATTTTAGGAGTTGGAACAATAACAAAAGCTCCTGGAGTTGTTAAAGATGAAATTGAAATTAGAGACTATATGCCATTCTCAATTACTGCAGATCATAAAGTAATTGATGGGGCTGATGCAGGAAGATTCTTAACAAGAGTCGCATATTATTTACAAAATCCTGCAACTTTATTAGTTTAG
- the lpdA gene encoding dihydrolipoyl dehydrogenase has protein sequence MPGFVQGKGGPLKPAQKFTPEKQENHFDVIVVGAGVGGYVSAIKCAQLGLKTMIVEKANYGGVCLNIGCIPTKTLLKSAYLYEQITKRADKYGIKVDISGVKADWKAIQARKDDVVGKLTTGVKGLLKKNKVTSVEGMAKALDKNTVEVNKKKYTCDNMIIATGSVPNHFNLPGTKEAMESGFLIDSTGALSLPKIPKELVIIGGGVIGIEFACVYKRLGTKVTVLQFLPTILEMLDSDVSKEMTKELISRGNLEIIYGVNTKSFGKKEVVYEKDGKEYKIKADYCLQSVGRKVVTEGFTEINLEMNERGHINVNEYCETNIDGVYSIGDVTGKMMLAHVASHQGIIAANRIARRLGNEHAEDIHMNFDRVPSCIYTYPEVASVGKTEDELKKTGTEYQVYKFPFAAIGKALADGNTWGFVKLICEPKFKQVLGCHIISNTATDMISEITTAMESEATITEIARSIHPHPSLSEAIGEAAEALESGKPINF, from the coding sequence ATGCCAGGATTTGTACAAGGTAAAGGTGGACCTTTAAAACCAGCACAAAAATTCACACCAGAAAAACAAGAAAATCATTTTGATGTTATTGTTGTGGGAGCTGGAGTTGGAGGTTATGTATCAGCTATTAAATGTGCACAATTAGGTTTAAAAACTATGATTGTAGAAAAAGCAAATTATGGGGGAGTTTGTCTAAATATTGGATGTATTCCAACTAAAACTTTATTAAAATCAGCATATTTATATGAACAAATTACAAAAAGAGCAGATAAATATGGTATTAAAGTTGATATTAGTGGAGTTAAAGCAGATTGAAAAGCAATTCAAGCAAGAAAAGATGATGTTGTTGGAAAATTAACAACAGGTGTAAAAGGTTTATTGAAAAAAAATAAAGTTACTTCAGTAGAAGGTATGGCAAAAGCATTAGATAAAAATACAGTTGAAGTAAATAAGAAAAAATATACATGTGATAATATGATTATTGCAACAGGAAGTGTGCCAAATCATTTCAATTTACCAGGAACAAAAGAAGCAATGGAATCAGGATTTTTAATTGATTCAACAGGAGCTTTATCTCTTCCAAAAATTCCAAAAGAGTTAGTAATTATTGGTGGGGGAGTTATAGGTATTGAATTTGCTTGTGTTTATAAAAGATTAGGAACAAAAGTTACTGTTTTACAATTTTTACCAACTATCTTAGAGATGCTAGACAGTGATGTTTCAAAAGAAATGACAAAAGAGTTAATTTCTAGAGGGAATTTAGAAATTATTTATGGAGTAAATACAAAGTCATTTGGTAAAAAAGAAGTAGTTTATGAAAAAGATGGTAAAGAATATAAAATTAAAGCAGATTATTGTTTACAATCAGTTGGTCGTAAAGTTGTAACAGAAGGATTTACAGAAATTAATTTGGAAATGAATGAACGTGGACATATTAATGTAAATGAATATTGTGAAACAAATATTGATGGAGTATATTCAATTGGTGATGTTACAGGAAAAATGATGTTAGCACACGTTGCTTCACATCAAGGTATTATTGCTGCAAATAGAATAGCAAGAAGACTTGGCAATGAACATGCTGAAGATATACATATGAATTTTGATAGAGTACCAAGCTGTATTTATACTTATCCAGAAGTTGCTTCTGTTGGTAAAACAGAAGATGAGCTTAAAAAAACAGGAACTGAATATCAAGTATATAAATTTCCATTTGCTGCAATTGGTAAGGCACTTGCAGATGGAAATACATGAGGTTTTGTTAAATTAATTTGTGAACCTAAATTTAAACAAGTTTTAGGTTGTCATATTATTTCTAATACTGCAACAGATATGATTTCTGAAATAACAACTGCTATGGAATCAGAAGCTACAATAACTGAAATTGCAAGATCAATTCATCCTCACCCTTCATTAAGTGAGGCAATTGGAGAAGCAGCTGAAGCATTAGAATCAGGAAAACCAATTAACTTTTAA
- a CDS encoding Cof-type HAD-IIB family hydrolase, protein MQLQHLSKKRLILIDLDGTTLMSNGEEIHPITKEILIKARKEGHEVCIITGRPHRASIRFYNELGLTTLLTNFDGAHIHDPITKKFKRIVFPISEEIVSQIMNHRKIKSSISNILVESYNKAMVREKDEFVENFFHLDDVANDEYKVTDPYKNWEGSATNLVLFIDTEDNRDEVLRVLEKFKNTIKIQSGNIYGNLTNTSKLMITLTNKIVNKGFVADILAQYYNKDIRDVIAFGDQMNDYEMLQKVGYGVAMKNGSQELKNIAAGITNLTNNEGGVGEYLEKLLRGLEV, encoded by the coding sequence ATGCAACTACAACACTTATCTAAAAAAAGATTAATTCTAATAGATTTAGATGGAACTACTTTAATGTCTAATGGAGAAGAAATTCACCCAATTACAAAAGAGATATTAATAAAAGCAAGAAAAGAAGGGCATGAAGTTTGTATAATAACAGGTCGTCCACATAGAGCAAGTATCAGATTTTATAATGAGTTAGGTTTAACTACTCTTTTAACTAATTTTGATGGAGCTCATATACATGATCCAATAACAAAAAAATTTAAAAGAATCGTGTTTCCTATAAGTGAAGAAATAGTAAGTCAAATTATGAATCATAGAAAAATTAAAAGTTCTATTTCAAATATACTAGTTGAATCGTACAATAAAGCAATGGTAAGAGAAAAAGACGAATTTGTAGAAAACTTTTTTCACTTAGATGATGTTGCTAATGATGAATATAAAGTAACAGATCCATATAAAAATTGAGAAGGTTCAGCAACTAACTTAGTTTTATTTATTGATACAGAAGATAATAGAGATGAAGTTTTAAGAGTTTTAGAAAAATTTAAAAACACAATCAAAATTCAATCAGGAAATATCTATGGAAATTTAACAAACACTTCAAAATTAATGATTACTTTAACTAATAAAATAGTAAATAAAGGATTTGTAGCTGACATATTAGCTCAATATTACAATAAAGATATTAGAGATGTTATTGCTTTTGGAGATCAAATGAATGACTATGAAATGCTTCAAAAAGTTGGTTATGGAGTAGCTATGAAAAATGGAAGTCAGGAGTTAAAAAATATAGCAGCAGGTATTACAAATTTAACTAATAATGAAGGTGGCGTTGGAGAATACTTAGAAAAACTGTTAAGAGGATTAGAAGTTTAA
- the pdhA gene encoding pyruvate dehydrogenase (acetyl-transferring) E1 component subunit alpha, translating into MKFIGKFDPLKDEIVQIVDKDGKILNEKLMPEMTDKQMIEAYKLMNISRRQDDFQNKAQRQGRLLSFLSSTGQEASEIGYTLPIIKGKDWFASGYRNNAAWLSVGMPMRNIMLYWMGNEYGGQSPEGVNSLPPNIIIGSQFSQATGIAFAEKYKGTGGVALTTTGDGGMSEGETYEAMNFAKIHELPVVFICENNKWAISTPYKKSTKSINIAVKGIASGIPSVKVDGNDLLAVYAVASEAVEYARSGKGPVFIECDTYRLGAHSSSDNPDIYRPKSEFEEALTKEPLIRMKKFLISKGIWDDKKQQKLDIEQDEFIRAEFDWAEANKSYDLEDIFNFQYAQKTPDLEKQYNEAKEFFAKYPEVAKGGHH; encoded by the coding sequence ATGAAATTTATAGGAAAATTTGATCCATTAAAAGACGAAATAGTTCAAATTGTGGATAAAGATGGAAAAATACTAAATGAAAAATTAATGCCAGAAATGACAGATAAACAAATGATAGAAGCTTACAAATTAATGAATATTTCAAGAAGACAAGATGATTTTCAAAATAAAGCGCAAAGACAAGGAAGATTACTATCATTTCTTTCATCAACAGGGCAAGAAGCATCAGAAATAGGATATACTTTACCAATTATTAAAGGAAAAGACTGATTTGCTTCAGGATATAGAAATAATGCAGCATGATTAAGTGTTGGAATGCCAATGAGAAATATTATGCTTTATTGAATGGGAAATGAATATGGAGGTCAGTCACCTGAAGGTGTAAATTCACTACCACCAAATATTATTATTGGTTCTCAATTTTCACAAGCAACAGGTATTGCTTTTGCTGAAAAATATAAAGGTACTGGAGGAGTTGCTTTAACTACTACTGGTGATGGGGGAATGAGTGAAGGAGAAACTTATGAAGCAATGAACTTTGCTAAAATTCATGAATTACCAGTTGTATTTATTTGTGAAAACAATAAATGAGCGATATCAACACCTTATAAAAAATCTACAAAATCAATAAATATTGCTGTAAAAGGTATTGCATCAGGAATTCCTTCAGTTAAAGTTGATGGAAATGATTTATTGGCAGTATATGCTGTTGCTTCAGAGGCAGTAGAATATGCAAGAAGTGGAAAAGGACCTGTATTTATTGAATGTGATACTTATAGATTGGGAGCTCACTCTTCTTCAGATAATCCAGATATATACAGACCAAAATCAGAGTTTGAAGAAGCTCTTACTAAAGAACCATTAATTAGAATGAAAAAATTCTTAATTTCAAAAGGCATATGAGATGACAAAAAACAACAGAAATTAGATATAGAACAAGATGAATTTATTAGAGCAGAATTTGATTGAGCTGAAGCAAATAAATCATATGATTTAGAAGATATTTTTAATTTTCAATATGCTCAAAAAACTCCAGATCTTGAAAAACAATATAATGAAGCAAAAGAATTTTTTGCTAAATATCCAGAAGTTGCAAAAGGAGGGCACCATTAA
- a CDS encoding lipoate--protein ligase: protein MFIYKTSCVDPTFNLATEEYFVKAKKYKEPILFLWQNDNTIVVGRNQNAAWEINLQNAQKDLVNIVRRNSGGGTVFHDLGNINFSIIYTDVDNKAVLLFASMLEPVIKTLNNLGVPAKFSGRNDIELNGKKISGNAMWKYEDRFLQHGTILFNANLDKLTKYLTVDRAKILSKNIKSISARVTNINSEIKNKINIESFMDKLIETYKYLDKIKTIELSQEELQEIKTLSENKFKNPDWNFAKNADFDYRNKQRLEGKGSVEVLLKIEKAIIKEAKFYGDFLGFQGTESLEKSLINTKYETFELQKILDNSDIKGMFGEGFTTQDILNLLIQ, encoded by the coding sequence ATGTTTATTTATAAAACTTCTTGTGTTGATCCTACTTTTAACTTGGCCACAGAAGAATACTTTGTAAAAGCAAAAAAATACAAAGAGCCAATTCTTTTTTTATGACAAAATGACAATACTATTGTTGTAGGAAGAAATCAAAATGCTGCTTGAGAAATCAATCTTCAAAATGCACAAAAAGATTTAGTAAATATTGTTAGAAGAAATAGTGGTGGTGGAACTGTGTTTCACGATTTGGGAAATATAAATTTTAGTATAATTTATACAGATGTTGATAATAAAGCTGTTTTGTTATTTGCATCAATGTTAGAACCAGTTATTAAAACTTTAAATAATTTAGGCGTTCCCGCAAAATTTTCTGGAAGAAATGATATTGAACTAAATGGAAAAAAAATATCTGGAAATGCAATGTGAAAATATGAAGATAGATTTTTACAACATGGAACAATATTATTTAATGCAAATCTTGATAAGTTAACAAAATATTTAACTGTTGATAGAGCAAAAATTCTTTCAAAAAATATTAAATCTATTTCAGCTAGAGTTACAAATATAAATTCTGAAATAAAGAATAAAATTAATATTGAGTCATTTATGGATAAATTAATTGAAACATATAAGTATTTAGATAAAATTAAAACAATTGAGTTATCTCAAGAAGAATTACAAGAAATTAAAACTCTTAGTGAGAATAAATTCAAAAATCCAGATTGAAATTTTGCAAAAAATGCAGATTTTGATTATAGAAATAAACAAAGATTAGAAGGAAAAGGTTCTGTAGAAGTTCTTTTAAAAATTGAAAAAGCAATTATTAAAGAAGCTAAGTTCTATGGAGACTTTTTAGGATTTCAAGGAACAGAATCACTTGAAAAAAGTTTAATCAATACAAAGTATGAGACATTTGAATTACAAAAAATTTTAGATAATTCAGATATTAAGGGAATGTTTGGTGAAGGGTTTACAACTCAAGACATTCTTAACTTATTAATTCAATAG
- a CDS encoding alpha-ketoacid dehydrogenase subunit beta gives MKVLNNVKAVSEALEVAMEKWDDVVVYGEDAGYEGGVFRATEGLQAKFGEKRCFDAPISESVFAGVALGMAINKMKPVVELQFEGLGWPSLQNILGHMGRMRNRTRGKYPTPVVIRMPMGGGIRALELHSEAMEAMYAHTPGIKVVCPSTPYDTKGLLLAAIESTDPVIVFEPTKLYRAFKQEVPEGFYTVEIGKAFKIQEGNDLTVVTYGAQTVDCQKAIDELESKNPDITIELIDLRSIQPWDKEMVFESVKKTGRLLVVHEAIRSFSVSAEIIASVNEECFEYLKAPSMRCTGYDIVIPFDSGEAYHQPHPKKILVKMEEILNYKF, from the coding sequence ATGAAAGTTTTAAATAATGTTAAAGCAGTTTCAGAAGCACTTGAAGTTGCCATGGAAAAATGAGATGATGTAGTAGTTTATGGAGAAGATGCAGGTTATGAAGGTGGAGTTTTTAGAGCTACTGAAGGATTACAGGCTAAATTTGGAGAAAAAAGATGTTTTGATGCTCCAATTTCTGAATCTGTTTTTGCTGGAGTTGCATTAGGTATGGCTATTAATAAAATGAAACCAGTTGTTGAATTACAATTTGAAGGTTTAGGATGACCATCATTGCAAAATATTTTAGGGCATATGGGTAGAATGAGAAACAGAACAAGAGGAAAATACCCAACACCAGTTGTTATTAGAATGCCAATGGGTGGAGGAATTAGAGCTCTTGAATTGCACTCTGAAGCTATGGAAGCAATGTATGCACATACACCAGGGATTAAAGTTGTTTGTCCTTCAACACCATATGATACAAAAGGTTTATTACTTGCAGCAATTGAATCAACAGATCCAGTTATTGTATTTGAACCAACAAAATTATATAGAGCTTTTAAACAAGAAGTTCCTGAAGGATTCTATACAGTTGAAATAGGAAAAGCTTTTAAAATCCAAGAAGGAAATGATTTAACAGTTGTAACTTATGGAGCACAAACTGTTGATTGTCAAAAAGCAATTGATGAATTGGAATCTAAAAATCCAGATATTACAATTGAATTAATTGATTTACGTTCAATTCAACCATGAGATAAAGAAATGGTTTTTGAATCAGTTAAAAAAACTGGAAGATTATTAGTTGTTCATGAAGCAATTAGATCATTTTCAGTTTCAGCAGAAATTATTGCATCAGTAAATGAAGAGTGTTTTGAATATTTAAAAGCTCCTTCAATGAGATGTACAGGTTATGATATTGTTATTCCTTTTGATTCAGGTGAAGCTTATCACCAACCTCATCCAAAAAAAATATTAGTTAAAATGGAAGAAATTTTAAATTATAAATTTTAA